The genomic region CTTATGTCGATATTGTAGGAGAAGATAAAATGCTCAATCCTGTTGAAGATTATGAATTGACTTTAAAAATTGAAATTGTGAAAGAAAGAGGAGCTAATCTATTATCACGACTCTATCGTTATCAAGATAGTCAGGGAATTAGCATTGATGATGAATCTAATCCTTGGATTTTAATGAGTGATGATCTTTCTGATTTGATTCATACGAATATCTATCTAGTTGAAACTTTTGATGAAATAGAGAGATATAGCGGCTATTTGGATGGAATTGAACGTATGTTAGAGATATCTGAAAAACGGATGGTAGCCTAGTGGAAATCCAAGATTATACTGATAGTGAATTCAAACATGCTTTAGAGCGGAATCTTCGTTCTCTGACAAGAGGAAAAAAGTCCAGTAAGCAACCTATAGCGATTTTACTTGGAGGACAAAGTGGTGCTGGTAAGACTACAATTCATCGTATTAAACAGAAAGAATTTCAAGGAAATATTGTTATCATAGATGGCGATAGTTTTCGCTCTCAACATCCACACTATTTAGAACTGCAGCAAGAATATGGCAAAGACAGTGTAGAATACACCAAAGATTTTGCAGGAAAAATGGTAGAGTCTTTAGTAAGAGAATTGAGTCATTTGGGATACAATCTTTTGATAGAGGGAACTTTACGAACGATTGATGTTCCAAAGAAAACAGCAAAACTCTTGAAAAATAAGGGGTATGAGGTACAATTAGCCTTAATTGCGACAAAGCCTAAGCTGTCCTATCTGAGTACTCTTATCCGATACGAAGAACTGTACGCTATCAATCCAAATCAAGCACGCGCAACTCCAAAAGAACATCATGATTTCATTGTAAATCATCTAGTTGATAATACACGGCAATCGGAAGAACTAGCTATCTTTGAA from Streptococcus mitis NCTC 12261 harbors:
- the pezA gene encoding type II toxin-antitoxin system antitoxin PezA, translating into MIGKNIKSLRKTHDLTQPEFAQIIGISRNSLSRYENGTSPVSTELIDIICQKFNVSYVDIVGEDKMLNPVEDYELTLKIEIVKERGANLLSRLYRYQDSQGISIDDESNPWILMSDDLSDLIHTNIYLVETFDEIERYSGYLDGIERMLEISEKRMVA
- the pezT gene encoding type II toxin-antitoxin system toxin PezT: MEIQDYTDSEFKHALERNLRSLTRGKKSSKQPIAILLGGQSGAGKTTIHRIKQKEFQGNIVIIDGDSFRSQHPHYLELQQEYGKDSVEYTKDFAGKMVESLVRELSHLGYNLLIEGTLRTIDVPKKTAKLLKNKGYEVQLALIATKPKLSYLSTLIRYEELYAINPNQARATPKEHHDFIVNHLVDNTRQSEELAIFERIQIYQRDRSCVYDSGEDKTSAATVLHDLLFGEWNQVEKEMLKSGEERLKDLTNRNDC